The Flammeovirgaceae bacterium genome contains a region encoding:
- a CDS encoding cytochrome c has protein sequence MERNYWLLLTSLLFVGCGHSQEKNKFTNYYRQGEQLYIKHCSNCHQPNGTGLGRVYPPLHQSDYMKNNFKAVICLMKNGIDGPLLVNGKEFNQAMPGVPTLTDLEIAEIATYIYNSWEHKRGLVDVAEVSNVLRECTSTLN, from the coding sequence ATGGAACGTAATTATTGGTTGTTGCTCACCAGCCTGCTGTTTGTGGGGTGCGGGCATTCGCAGGAAAAAAATAAGTTCACCAACTACTACCGGCAGGGCGAACAACTCTACATTAAACACTGCAGCAACTGCCACCAGCCCAACGGCACCGGGCTCGGCCGGGTGTATCCGCCTCTTCATCAATCCGATTACATGAAGAACAACTTTAAAGCTGTTATCTGCCTGATGAAAAACGGGATAGACGGACCCTTACTCGTTAACGGGAAGGAATTCAACCAGGCCATGCCGGGCGTACCCACACTAACTGATTTGGAGATTGCCGAAATCGCCACTTACATCTACAACTCGTGGGAACATAAACGCGGTTTGGTTGATGTAGCAGAGGTAAGTAACGTGCTTCGCGAATGTACTTCTACTTTAAACTGA
- a CDS encoding endonuclease domain-containing protein, which produces MARVNEMTRLARELRKQQTPQETLLWQKLRNRKYHNLKFLRQHPIVYDKQRGNLKFFIADFYCAELRLIIEVDGLIHQFQKHYDQNRDAILRDLRIQVIRIRNEELADVDAVLKKLTSTIQATLPPAPSLQGREGVSERSEDGGEANMF; this is translated from the coding sequence ATGGCCCGTGTGAATGAAATGACCCGTCTTGCCAGGGAGTTGCGCAAACAACAAACACCCCAGGAAACGCTGTTATGGCAAAAATTACGTAACCGAAAATACCATAACCTGAAGTTCCTGAGGCAGCACCCGATAGTTTACGATAAGCAAAGGGGTAATTTGAAATTCTTTATTGCTGATTTTTATTGTGCTGAACTCCGCCTAATCATTGAAGTGGATGGCTTGATTCACCAATTTCAAAAGCACTATGATCAAAACCGCGATGCTATTTTGCGCGACCTGCGAATACAAGTCATCCGGATAAGAAATGAAGAGCTAGCGGATGTTGATGCGGTTCTTAAAAAGTTGACAAGCACAATACAGGCAACTCTCCCCCCGGCCCCCTCTCTGCAAGGCAGAGAGGGGGTGTCCGAACGCAGTGAGGACGGGGGTGAGGCAAATATGTTTTAA
- a CDS encoding S8 family serine peptidase, whose protein sequence is MIVLIAVTSCVDENVITQDVSIQKSGSQPKYVPGEVLIKFKSTGQEGARAKSEALALIGAEVLETIATPAMETEMARKGATGDLVLVHSALETMEAINALRKLPEIEYAEPNWIYTHFATSNDPYYTNGSLWGMYGDATSPSNQFGSQAGEAWAAGNVGSNSVWVGIIDEGYMYTHTDLSANAGKNPGEVAGNGIDDDGNGYIDDVYGWDFAGGNNTVFDGLSDDHGTHVAGTIGGVGGNGTGVAGVVWTVKMMNAKFLGSNGGTTANAIKSVDYFTDLKQRHNLNLVATNNSWGGGGFSQGLYDAIERANQAGILFIAAAGNSTNDNDASPSYPASYNNSNIIAVASIDSNGALSSFSNWGATTVDLGAPGRGIVSTVPVRSRGQIVSGYSSYSGTSMATPHVCGGAALYAASHPGATASQIKNAIMNSTVATSSLSGKTVTGGRLNVSGF, encoded by the coding sequence ATGATTGTACTGATAGCCGTGACATCGTGCGTTGATGAAAATGTAATTACGCAGGATGTAAGCATCCAAAAGTCCGGTTCGCAACCGAAGTATGTTCCGGGCGAAGTGCTGATCAAATTCAAATCCACCGGTCAGGAAGGTGCGCGTGCAAAGTCTGAGGCCCTGGCATTAATCGGGGCCGAGGTACTTGAAACCATCGCTACGCCAGCCATGGAGACAGAAATGGCCCGTAAAGGTGCAACAGGTGATTTGGTTCTTGTTCATTCTGCGCTTGAAACCATGGAAGCAATTAATGCGCTTCGGAAGTTACCAGAAATTGAGTACGCTGAACCCAATTGGATTTACACACATTTTGCCACTTCCAATGATCCTTATTACACCAATGGTTCACTGTGGGGCATGTATGGCGATGCTACCTCACCATCCAATCAGTTTGGAAGCCAGGCCGGTGAAGCCTGGGCGGCCGGTAATGTCGGTTCTAATTCGGTTTGGGTAGGCATTATTGACGAAGGGTACATGTACACGCATACCGACCTTTCTGCCAATGCGGGTAAGAATCCGGGTGAAGTTGCCGGCAACGGTATTGACGATGATGGTAATGGATATATTGATGATGTATACGGATGGGATTTTGCCGGTGGCAACAATACCGTATTTGATGGACTTAGCGATGACCACGGAACACACGTTGCCGGAACTATCGGTGGTGTTGGCGGCAATGGCACCGGTGTTGCCGGTGTGGTTTGGACCGTTAAAATGATGAATGCTAAATTTTTGGGCAGTAACGGTGGTACTACTGCCAATGCCATAAAATCTGTTGATTATTTCACCGACCTGAAACAACGCCACAACCTTAATTTGGTTGCTACCAACAACTCCTGGGGAGGTGGCGGCTTTTCACAAGGATTATATGATGCCATTGAGCGGGCTAACCAGGCCGGAATCCTGTTTATTGCTGCAGCAGGTAACAGCACCAACGATAATGATGCAAGTCCATCTTATCCGGCTTCGTATAATAACAGTAACATTATAGCTGTTGCGTCCATTGACAGTAATGGTGCCCTGTCAAGTTTCTCCAACTGGGGAGCCACAACTGTTGATCTCGGTGCGCCAGGTCGTGGAATTGTTTCCACTGTGCCTGTACGCTCAAGAGGACAAATTGTATCCGGATATTCCAGCTACAGCGGTACGTCCATGGCAACACCTCACGTTTGTGGTGGTGCAGCACTGTACGCGGCTTCTCATCCAGGGGCAACGGCCTCTCAGATAAAGAATGCCATTATGAACAGCACGGTTGCCACTTCTTCCTTAAGCGGTAAAACAGTTACCGGTGGCCGCCTGAATGTAAGTGGTTTCTGA
- a CDS encoding xanthine dehydrogenase family protein molybdopterin-binding subunit → MEIIKTHYNRRSFLKVSAAAGGGMVIGFNWLMSCAPSQEKAGLAMPDEWFDINAFLKIGNNGVVTIFSPNPEIGQNVKTSMPMIVAEELDVDWGNVLVEQAPLNTVKYTRQLAGGSQSIRQGWKSLRIAGASARRMLMEAAAKQWQVPVSELATDNGVIKHATGKTIGYGEVAAQAVSIQVPEEVQLKEPKDFKIIGKPTKNVDGKKVIKGEPLFGLDIQREGMLIAMIVHAPAFGMRPKSVDDSAARSMPGIKDVFIINSLPDGIEPQWSDVNAFRELVVLVGDNTWNVMQAKKALNIEWETVSAPMDTTSYDKALSDLLEKKADTPARKDGNPDEAFKKAAKIIERTYSAPFLAHNTMEPMNFFAHVTADGAELIGPIQTPEFLRKTVAAVTGLPEDKVTINMTRQGGGFGRRLYGHFGVEAAVISKRVNAPVKVVYTREDDMTQGTYRPAYKVKYQAAIDKNNKLIGLKIRGAGIHESPVFANRFPAGAVDNYLVENHALESNISTGAWRAPRSNFMAIAEQCFLDEVAEALGNDPIDFRLELLDRAATNPVGTNNDYDAARYAGVLKLVKEKSGWSEKKNGVHRGVSAYFCHNSYVAQVLDIVMKNSKPVIQKVWCAVDCGIVVNPEGARNQLEGGIVDGLGHTLYSEMTFTNGKPDQNNFHNYKLIRNSEAPLEIECFFVDNGVEPTGLGEPGLPPAGAALANALYAATGRRLTNQPFYKDEMAISPM, encoded by the coding sequence ATGGAAATTATTAAAACTCATTATAACAGACGATCTTTTTTAAAGGTATCGGCTGCTGCTGGCGGAGGTATGGTTATCGGCTTTAACTGGCTGATGTCGTGTGCGCCATCGCAGGAAAAAGCCGGGCTCGCCATGCCCGATGAATGGTTCGACATCAACGCGTTTTTGAAAATCGGAAACAACGGAGTGGTAACTATTTTTTCGCCCAACCCCGAAATCGGACAAAATGTAAAAACATCCATGCCCATGATTGTTGCTGAAGAACTGGATGTGGACTGGGGCAACGTGTTGGTTGAACAGGCGCCCCTCAACACCGTAAAATATACACGGCAGCTGGCGGGCGGCAGTCAGTCCATTCGGCAAGGATGGAAATCGCTGCGTATTGCCGGGGCTTCGGCCAGGCGTATGCTCATGGAAGCAGCCGCCAAACAATGGCAGGTACCGGTTTCCGAACTCGCCACCGATAACGGTGTCATCAAACATGCTACCGGAAAAACAATCGGTTATGGCGAAGTGGCCGCGCAGGCTGTTTCAATTCAGGTGCCTGAAGAAGTACAACTTAAAGAGCCGAAAGATTTCAAGATCATCGGTAAACCAACGAAAAATGTTGATGGCAAAAAGGTTATCAAAGGTGAACCGTTATTCGGACTTGATATACAACGCGAGGGCATGCTGATAGCTATGATCGTACATGCACCCGCCTTCGGCATGCGGCCCAAATCGGTGGATGACTCAGCGGCCCGATCCATGCCGGGAATAAAAGATGTTTTCATCATCAACTCATTACCCGATGGCATTGAACCGCAATGGTCGGATGTGAATGCTTTTAGAGAACTGGTGGTACTTGTTGGCGACAACACCTGGAATGTAATGCAGGCTAAAAAAGCGTTGAACATTGAATGGGAAACTGTTTCAGCGCCCATGGACACCACCAGCTACGACAAAGCCCTGTCGGATCTGCTGGAGAAAAAGGCTGATACACCTGCACGCAAAGACGGCAATCCGGATGAAGCTTTTAAAAAAGCGGCTAAAATTATTGAACGCACTTACTCAGCTCCCTTCCTGGCGCATAACACCATGGAACCGATGAATTTCTTTGCGCACGTTACAGCCGATGGTGCCGAACTGATTGGCCCGATACAAACGCCCGAATTTTTACGCAAAACGGTTGCGGCAGTTACCGGATTGCCGGAAGACAAAGTAACCATTAACATGACGCGACAGGGAGGTGGCTTTGGAAGAAGATTATACGGGCACTTTGGTGTTGAAGCAGCCGTGATTTCCAAACGCGTGAATGCTCCGGTTAAAGTGGTATACACCCGCGAAGACGACATGACCCAGGGCACCTACCGACCTGCTTATAAAGTGAAGTACCAGGCAGCCATTGATAAGAACAATAAACTAATTGGACTGAAAATACGTGGAGCCGGCATTCATGAAAGCCCGGTGTTTGCTAACCGGTTCCCGGCCGGAGCTGTGGATAATTACCTGGTGGAAAATCATGCGCTCGAATCGAATATATCCACGGGCGCCTGGCGAGCACCCCGATCCAATTTTATGGCCATAGCTGAACAGTGTTTTCTTGATGAAGTGGCCGAAGCCCTGGGCAACGATCCGATTGACTTCCGGTTGGAACTGTTGGATCGCGCAGCCACCAATCCGGTGGGTACTAACAACGATTACGATGCCGCCCGCTATGCCGGGGTACTTAAACTGGTAAAAGAAAAATCGGGTTGGAGCGAAAAGAAAAATGGCGTACACCGCGGGGTGTCGGCCTACTTCTGCCACAACAGTTATGTGGCCCAGGTGCTGGATATTGTAATGAAAAACTCAAAGCCCGTTATCCAGAAAGTATGGTGCGCGGTTGACTGTGGCATTGTGGTGAATCCGGAGGGTGCCAGGAATCAACTTGAAGGCGGAATTGTAGATGGCCTCGGCCATACCCTGTATAGCGAGATGACCTTTACCAACGGCAAACCCGACCAGAACAACTTTCATAACTACAAACTGATCCGCAACAGCGAGGCCCCGCTGGAAATTGAATGCTTCTTTGTTGACAACGGAGTTGAACCTACTGGTTTGGGCGAACCCGGTCTGCCACCGGCTGGTGCAGCGCTGGCCAACGCCCTGTATGCTGCAACCGGAAGGCGCCTAACCAATCAACCGTTCTACAAAGACGAGATGGCCATAAGCCCGATGTAA
- a CDS encoding nucleotidyltransferase family protein, with the protein MSEHSEDGGESTVIPIIILAAGPSSRLGQPKQLLQLQGEPLIHRITRYASESNTGPVVVVLGSQAKKIQQAITDLPVHICVHTDWKKGMGSSIKAGLKFVEKKFPAAAATILSVCDQPFLEAGHFMSLSNAFRKKRSEIIASKYAGTFGVPCLFGKRFFSSLEKLRDDQGAKSVLEVHRNEIAFISFTKGNVDVDTAMDWEKVQTLISSKPY; encoded by the coding sequence GTGTCCGAACACAGTGAGGACGGGGGTGAGTCAACTGTTATACCGATAATCATCCTTGCTGCCGGCCCTTCTTCCCGGCTTGGTCAACCCAAACAGCTTTTGCAATTGCAGGGTGAACCCCTTATCCATCGAATAACCCGATACGCCAGTGAAAGCAACACCGGCCCTGTGGTGGTTGTGCTGGGTTCACAGGCTAAAAAAATACAACAAGCAATTACCGATCTGCCCGTACACATCTGTGTTCATACCGATTGGAAAAAAGGTATGGGCAGTTCCATAAAGGCAGGTTTAAAGTTTGTTGAGAAAAAGTTTCCGGCTGCCGCAGCCACTATCCTGTCGGTGTGCGACCAGCCGTTTCTGGAGGCCGGTCATTTCATGAGTCTCAGCAATGCTTTCAGAAAAAAAAGAAGCGAAATTATTGCTTCGAAATATGCAGGAACATTCGGGGTTCCGTGCCTCTTTGGTAAACGCTTTTTTTCTTCCCTCGAAAAATTGCGCGATGACCAGGGAGCCAAATCAGTATTGGAAGTGCATCGGAATGAAATCGCTTTTATTTCCTTCACGAAGGGTAACGTTGATGTTGATACGGCAATGGATTGGGAAAAAGTACAAACCCTGATTTCATCAAAACCTTACTAA
- a CDS encoding SCO family protein, with protein MREQLIYFIVVLFLWSCQAEKEKPLPIFGHREVVVNEVNGQKVVDTVYHTIADFEFVNQDSALVTNRTFENKIYVADFFFTSCRTICPKMKTQMLRVYDSIQSMPDVLILSHTIDPEHDDVARLHDFAERLGVSSAKWHFVTGEQDKIYDIAQTSYFATAMVDKSEPDGFIHSGAFLLIDKQRRIRGKYDGTMEEDVNRLIKDIKRLRQEYGT; from the coding sequence ATGCGTGAACAGTTAATTTATTTCATTGTTGTACTATTTCTCTGGAGCTGTCAGGCAGAAAAAGAAAAGCCCCTTCCCATCTTCGGCCACCGCGAAGTAGTGGTTAATGAAGTTAACGGACAAAAGGTGGTAGACACAGTATATCACACCATTGCCGATTTTGAATTTGTTAACCAGGATAGCGCGCTGGTTACCAACAGAACTTTTGAAAACAAAATTTACGTAGCCGATTTCTTCTTTACCTCCTGCCGTACCATCTGCCCGAAAATGAAAACGCAAATGCTGCGCGTGTACGACTCTATTCAATCTATGCCCGATGTACTCATCCTTTCGCACACCATCGACCCGGAACACGATGATGTTGCCCGCCTGCACGATTTTGCCGAACGGCTCGGAGTGAGCAGCGCCAAATGGCATTTTGTTACCGGTGAACAGGATAAGATTTACGACATCGCACAAACCAGTTACTTTGCCACCGCTATGGTGGACAAATCCGAACCGGATGGTTTTATTCACAGCGGTGCCTTTCTGCTTATCGACAAACAGCGAAGAATACGCGGTAAGTACGATGGCACGATGGAGGAAGATGTAAACCGGTTAATCAAAGACATTAAGCGATTGCGCCAGGAGTATGGAACGTAA
- a CDS encoding XdhC family protein: MKELKAIVTAFRATDYSIRKAALATVVRVHGSSYRSPGARMLITDDGKWTGSISGGCLEGDALRKARQVMIDGKPLTVTYDTREESNQNLGIGLGCNGVIDVLIEPIEPSSPHNPILLFEKIISRNEPVLLATACKGKSTGCKLLMDEFKQILFNTFNQDITGLITEDLSALTNNRASRIETYTDTDVFLELIQPAISLIIFGGGFDARPVSELAKTLGWSVQITDECVAHIAPVFFPTADRLSLCQREFIERDFSITNYTACILMSHNYEYDRDVLKKLLKTKTPYIGMLGPRKRFEKMLDEFEKEGLTLNADDLHRIHSPIGLDIGAETPDEIAVSIIAEIQSKFTNRSGGFLKYRSSPIHQRDTNSDQIFKQVFLEDAQGVKPSKLKTSGR; this comes from the coding sequence GTGAAAGAACTGAAAGCCATTGTAACAGCCTTCAGGGCTACAGACTACAGCATACGCAAAGCCGCCCTGGCCACCGTGGTACGTGTACACGGCTCATCGTACCGGAGCCCCGGGGCCCGCATGCTCATAACCGATGACGGCAAATGGACAGGCTCCATCAGCGGGGGCTGCCTGGAGGGTGATGCCCTGCGAAAAGCACGGCAGGTGATGATAGACGGAAAACCGCTGACCGTTACGTACGACACCCGCGAAGAGAGCAACCAAAACCTCGGCATCGGCTTGGGCTGCAACGGGGTAATTGATGTACTTATCGAACCAATCGAACCTTCATCACCACACAATCCAATACTGCTGTTTGAAAAGATCATCAGTCGGAATGAACCCGTGCTGCTGGCCACAGCCTGCAAAGGAAAATCAACGGGCTGCAAACTACTGATGGATGAATTCAAGCAGATCCTTTTTAACACGTTTAACCAGGATATCACCGGTTTAATCACTGAAGACTTATCGGCTTTGACAAATAACCGCGCCAGCCGGATAGAGACCTATACCGACACCGATGTCTTCCTCGAACTTATTCAACCCGCCATTTCACTTATCATTTTTGGCGGGGGCTTCGATGCCCGGCCGGTAAGCGAATTGGCCAAAACGCTGGGCTGGAGTGTACAGATAACCGATGAATGCGTGGCCCACATTGCCCCCGTGTTTTTTCCTACTGCCGACAGGCTTTCGCTCTGCCAGCGGGAATTCATTGAGCGCGATTTTTCCATTACTAACTACACTGCCTGCATACTCATGTCGCACAATTATGAATATGACCGTGATGTGCTGAAGAAACTTTTGAAAACAAAAACTCCCTATATCGGTATGCTTGGTCCGCGCAAACGTTTTGAAAAAATGCTGGACGAATTTGAAAAGGAGGGTCTCACCCTGAACGCTGACGATCTGCACCGCATTCATTCCCCAATTGGACTGGATATCGGTGCCGAAACACCGGATGAAATTGCCGTATCGATCATAGCCGAAATTCAAAGCAAGTTCACCAATCGTTCTGGCGGGTTTTTAAAATACCGCAGCAGCCCCATCCATCAGCGCGACACGAATAGCGACCAGATTTTCAAGCAGGTGTTTCTGGAGGATGCTCAGGGAGTCAAGCCCAGCAAACTAAAAACTTCAGGACGCTGA
- a CDS encoding DUF2141 domain-containing protein — MKFLIVILGFMVYCGCTLAQHTLEVTVSDIKVIKGSIRMALYNNSADFMKKHKAVREVAVTGNNMHVTFDNLEPGEYAISCYHDINNNKKLDSNFMGIPREPYGFSNNARGTFGPPAFEDARFTVKSNTKQSISLK; from the coding sequence ATGAAGTTTTTGATAGTGATTTTAGGGTTTATGGTTTACTGTGGATGCACCTTGGCCCAGCACACGCTTGAAGTAACAGTTTCGGATATTAAGGTTATTAAAGGCTCCATCCGGATGGCCCTCTACAACAATTCGGCTGATTTTATGAAAAAGCACAAGGCCGTACGCGAAGTTGCAGTTACCGGAAACAACATGCATGTAACGTTTGATAATCTCGAACCAGGCGAATATGCCATCAGTTGTTACCACGATATAAACAACAACAAAAAGCTGGATTCAAATTTCATGGGCATCCCCCGCGAGCCTTACGGGTTTTCGAACAATGCGCGGGGAACATTCGGGCCGCCCGCATTTGAGGATGCACGGTTTACGGTTAAAAGCAACACCAAACAATCCATCAGTTTAAAGTAG
- a CDS encoding WG repeat-containing protein, with protein MRLVTILLVFLTHITQAQANAFQQFEEGGEIGLRNSQGVVVIPARYEALGWSDHSFSLITTVTGYKLDGKWGLINTSNQRITPPEYDGLVPADSRHILAVKQSPVTFRIKTGCLSANGKIIIPFDYTGIKLHGLRAITYSLDKDNQLKYGLIDLENNTILPALYQNIYPLGSLRYAVQNTSGKTALFTENGKAITSFVIDSIGPLQNDRAVYYQDGRQGLINRDGTMIKDAIYREIKSENYNWYGRLSDEWMVLSSSNTIAKRLAGDSLVGLSDGRFKLVTTHGTELLDEQLNPVTTKRFNSISGFSNGMAVFSDGDKKGIIRSNGTIVLPAAYHEVAIGSTHLFVAENFSGTLKWSLYNSTGQRVTKKNYAQIGELNEHLFWVTENGYQGAINKLGDEQIACVFDSLLETKGSLVVVKFRGQYGIISEKEEWIVTPQRNPIRLITSDRFLENSGNLITLKTLGGTILYFTTNKIEVEQEKLTEHLSDGGKWIINMNGQIISRELPPSEQTELVWPATEGYRMIKRNGRYGFIDNQARLMIPNRYEEAKPFNEGLAPIKIRNKWGFINHDDKIVVQPVYESVSSFEAGYCRVKLNGKYGLINKTGEQVLPTRYDELTVLPGGRILLKSDGSFGLSSPHGDVLLFPKYDVVTDLNNGFVIVAQQGKYGLVDLKGLTTIPLMYDYLFFNPAAGTYVGLVKKSWEEIK; from the coding sequence ATGCGATTAGTTACCATACTGCTTGTTTTTCTTACGCATATAACACAGGCGCAGGCTAATGCTTTTCAACAGTTTGAGGAAGGCGGGGAAATCGGGCTGCGCAACAGCCAAGGCGTTGTGGTAATCCCGGCAAGGTACGAAGCACTCGGCTGGAGCGATCATTCATTCTCGCTGATTACAACCGTTACCGGCTACAAACTGGATGGAAAATGGGGACTCATCAACACCTCGAATCAACGAATTACACCACCTGAATATGACGGGCTGGTACCCGCAGACAGCCGGCACATTCTGGCTGTAAAACAATCACCGGTAACTTTCCGAATTAAAACCGGCTGCCTATCGGCCAATGGAAAAATCATCATCCCGTTTGACTATACCGGTATTAAACTCCATGGCCTGCGGGCTATAACCTACAGCCTTGACAAAGACAATCAATTAAAATACGGACTGATTGACCTGGAGAACAACACTATACTGCCAGCCTTGTACCAAAATATCTATCCATTGGGAAGCCTGCGGTATGCCGTGCAAAATACATCCGGTAAAACCGCTTTGTTTACAGAAAACGGAAAAGCGATTACCAGTTTTGTAATCGACAGCATTGGCCCGCTGCAAAATGATCGGGCTGTTTACTATCAGGACGGCCGGCAGGGCCTGATAAACCGTGATGGCACAATGATAAAAGATGCCATTTATCGCGAAATCAAATCAGAAAACTACAACTGGTATGGAAGGCTCTCTGACGAGTGGATGGTACTTTCTTCCTCAAATACCATTGCCAAAAGACTGGCAGGTGATTCACTTGTCGGGCTAAGCGATGGACGATTCAAACTCGTTACCACACATGGAACAGAACTGCTGGATGAACAGCTTAATCCGGTAACCACCAAACGGTTCAACTCCATTTCCGGCTTCAGCAACGGTATGGCTGTTTTCTCGGATGGAGATAAAAAGGGTATCATCCGAAGTAACGGCACGATAGTTTTGCCGGCCGCATATCATGAAGTCGCCATCGGCAGCACCCATCTCTTCGTTGCCGAAAATTTTTCTGGCACCCTTAAATGGTCACTCTACAATTCAACCGGCCAACGCGTAACAAAAAAAAACTATGCGCAGATTGGCGAACTCAATGAACACCTCTTTTGGGTTACCGAAAACGGGTACCAGGGCGCTATCAACAAACTTGGTGATGAACAGATTGCCTGTGTGTTCGACAGCCTGTTGGAAACGAAAGGCAGCCTGGTGGTTGTAAAGTTCAGGGGGCAGTATGGCATCATTTCTGAAAAAGAAGAATGGATTGTAACACCACAGCGAAATCCTATCCGATTGATTACCAGCGATCGCTTCCTTGAAAATTCGGGTAACCTGATAACCCTGAAAACCTTGGGTGGAACTATTTTGTATTTCACTACGAACAAAATTGAAGTTGAGCAAGAAAAATTAACCGAGCATCTTTCAGACGGTGGGAAATGGATTATCAACATGAATGGACAAATCATCTCACGTGAACTGCCCCCTTCTGAACAAACTGAGTTGGTATGGCCGGCCACCGAAGGTTATCGGATGATAAAACGCAACGGCCGCTACGGCTTTATTGATAACCAGGCCCGGCTGATGATTCCCAACCGCTACGAAGAAGCCAAACCATTCAACGAAGGACTGGCGCCCATTAAAATCCGCAACAAGTGGGGATTTATTAACCACGATGACAAAATTGTGGTGCAACCGGTGTATGAAAGCGTTTCCTCATTCGAAGCCGGTTACTGCCGGGTAAAACTGAACGGAAAATACGGACTGATTAATAAAACAGGAGAACAGGTTTTGCCAACCCGTTACGATGAACTGACTGTACTGCCGGGCGGGAGAATTCTGTTAAAGTCGGATGGCTCGTTTGGCCTGAGTAGCCCGCATGGCGATGTATTGCTTTTTCCGAAATACGATGTGGTAACTGATTTAAATAATGGCTTTGTTATTGTGGCGCAGCAAGGAAAATACGGACTGGTTGATTTGAAGGGCCTTACCACCATTCCGCTTATGTACGATTATCTTTTTTTCAATCCGGCAGCCGGTACTTACGTGGGCCTTGTAAAAAAATCGTGGGAAGAAATAAAGTAA
- a CDS encoding (2Fe-2S)-binding protein yields the protein MATIKLKINKKTYSLEADPNMPLLWALRDLAGLTGTKYGCGIAQCGACTVHLNGAAVRSCSLPVSAVGDSEVTTIEGLSKNGDHPVQKAWEEVDVMQCGYCQAGQIMTAAALLNQNPNPSDADIYNAMNGNICRCGTYLRIREAIKLAAGMK from the coding sequence ATGGCAACAATCAAACTTAAAATCAACAAGAAAACGTATTCGCTGGAGGCCGATCCCAACATGCCCCTGCTTTGGGCCCTGCGCGATCTGGCCGGGCTTACCGGCACCAAGTATGGCTGCGGTATTGCCCAATGCGGTGCCTGTACGGTTCACCTTAATGGCGCAGCAGTCCGCTCCTGCTCCCTGCCAGTTTCTGCGGTTGGCGATAGTGAAGTGACCACCATTGAAGGCTTATCGAAAAACGGTGATCATCCGGTACAGAAAGCCTGGGAAGAAGTGGATGTAATGCAGTGTGGTTACTGCCAGGCCGGCCAAATCATGACGGCTGCCGCGTTGTTAAATCAAAATCCAAACCCAAGCGATGCGGATATATACAATGCGATGAACGGCAACATTTGCCGGTGTGGCACCTATCTGCGTATTCGCGAAGCCATTAAACTGGCCGCAGGCATGAAATAA